Proteins encoded together in one Onychomys torridus chromosome 1, mOncTor1.1, whole genome shotgun sequence window:
- the Fgfbp3 gene encoding fibroblast growth factor-binding protein 3 has translation MATAGRNPPRLRASPSPLRLLRLLLLLLLLGCCLLAAAGKDKGAAGREAAPASGPTGGSSGRFVSPEQHACSWQLLVPARGTPTGGELALHCQAPGGARLQCTYRGHPERCATSGARRSHYWRRLLGALRRKPQPCLDPAPLPPRLCARKKAGAELHPPARPTLSARPAEQPRPRARSRARARQSVRSPSSPPEEKPWRAKTSSGGRKAGSDQVPELPAVAELQPDGLDQNAKLTETYCAEKWHSLCNFFVNFWNG, from the coding sequence ATGGCCACCGCAGGCAGGAATCCTCCGAGGCTGCGGGCGTCGCCCTCGCCACTGAGGCTgctgaggctgctgctgctgctgctgctgctgggatgCTGCCTCCTCGCGGCCGCCGGGAAGGACAAGGGGGCTGCTGGCAGGGAGGCGGCCCCGGCCTCGGGCCCCACGGGCGGTTCCTCGGGTCGCTTCGTGAGCCCAGAGCAGCACGCGTGCAGCTGGCAGCTCCTGGTGCCAGCCCGGGGGACGCCGACGGGCGGCGAGCTGGCCCTGCACTGCCAGGCCCCGGGCGGGGCTCGCCTGCAGTGCACCTACCGCGGGCACCCCGAGCGCTGCGCGACCTCCGGCGCCCGGCGCTCGCACTACTGGAGGCGGCTGCTGGGCGCGCTGCGTAGGAAGCCGCAACCCTGCCTGGACCCCGCGCCGCTGCCACCGCGCCTGTGCGCCCGCAAGAAGGCCGGCGCCGAGCTGCACCCACCCGCCCGCCCCACCCTGTCGGCGCGTCCAGCCGAGCAGCCCCGGCCCAGGGCGCGGAGCCGAGCTCGGGCGCGACAGTCGGTGCGCTCCCCGAGCTCGCCGCCCGAGGAGAAGCCCTGGAGGGCGAAGACCAGCTCGGGCGGGAGGAAGGCGGGCTCGGACCAGGTCCCGGAGCTTCCCGCGGTGGCCGAGCTCCAGCCTGATGGGCTGGACCAGAACGCCAAGCTCACCGAGACCTACTGCGCCGAGAAGTGGCACTCCCTCTGCAACTTCTTTGTCAATTTCTGGAATGGCTGA